In bacterium, the genomic window CAGATTCGATGTTGCGCGTTCGTGCCATAATCTCGAGCGCTTGCGTGCTCGCGCTTCTCTCGCTTCTCACGACGGCGCACCCCGTGTCCGCGCGAGGCGGCTACCAAATTTGCAATCGGACGAGCGAGAAGCTGTTTCTGGCGATCGCGTACTACAGCGGCGACCGCGACTTCTTCGTCTCGGAGGGGTGGTGGACGCTTACTCCCGGCGTCTGCGCGCGGGTCTTCCCCAACCGCTCGTTTGAAGGGCACCGGTACTACTACGCCCAAACCGAAAACAAGTCGTCCGAGTGGACCAGC contains:
- a CDS encoding DUF1036 domain-containing protein, coding for MLRVRAIISSACVLALLSLLTTAHPVSARGGYQICNRTSEKLFLAIAYYSGDRDFFVSEGWWTLTPGVCARVFPNRSFEGHRYYYAQTENKSSEWTSDNGVQVCIDPHNKFTIAHADSGSACPSPYVRQKFHYFSDADPLNLTLDTPAAGGQPAPSAPSGGACLRAANDRDYKVSFTV